A single genomic interval of Mycolicibacterium holsaticum DSM 44478 = JCM 12374 harbors:
- a CDS encoding ABC transporter permease yields the protein MAAPYYPRGLRPLVSASTSVAGLGIRLGHMLTFFSRAVGGVPLAVTRYRKAFLTILSDVTWGNGSIVVGGGTAWVIILLGATAGAIVGIEGYQALHLLGMEPAAGLLSSTVSTRELAPVMAALAFAAQAGCRFTAQLGSMRISEEIDAIESLAIRPLPYLISTRLLASVVAIIPLYILCLVVNYAAVQSIVTFAGGLSAGSFNHYFRLVLTGQDIVYSVVKAIVFVILTSTIQCYYGYFAAGGPQGVGIAAGRAMRASISVMIIANLLLTIGLWGIGSGARLGG from the coding sequence ATGGCGGCGCCGTACTACCCCAGAGGTCTGCGGCCGTTGGTCAGCGCGTCGACGTCCGTGGCCGGGCTCGGCATCCGGCTCGGCCACATGCTGACCTTCTTCAGCCGCGCGGTCGGCGGTGTCCCGCTGGCGGTGACCCGGTACCGCAAGGCCTTCCTGACCATCTTGTCGGATGTCACGTGGGGCAACGGATCCATCGTGGTGGGCGGCGGCACCGCATGGGTGATCATTCTGCTCGGCGCGACGGCCGGAGCGATCGTGGGCATCGAGGGCTATCAGGCGCTGCACCTGTTGGGCATGGAACCCGCCGCCGGACTGCTGTCCTCGACGGTGTCCACCCGCGAACTCGCGCCGGTGATGGCCGCCCTGGCGTTCGCCGCGCAGGCCGGCTGCCGGTTCACCGCGCAACTTGGTTCGATGCGCATCTCCGAGGAGATCGACGCCATCGAGTCGTTGGCGATCCGTCCGCTGCCGTACCTGATCAGCACCCGGCTGCTGGCCTCGGTGGTGGCGATCATTCCGCTCTACATCCTGTGTTTGGTCGTGAACTACGCCGCGGTGCAGAGCATCGTGACCTTCGCGGGCGGATTGTCGGCCGGCTCCTTCAACCACTACTTCCGGCTGGTGCTCACCGGCCAAGACATCGTGTACTCCGTCGTCAAGGCGATCGTGTTCGTGATCCTCACATCCACCATCCAGTGCTACTACGGCTATTTCGCGGCGGGCGGCCCACAAGGTGTCGGGATCGCGGCCGGCCGCGCGATGCGGGCCAGCATCTCGGTCATGATCATCGCCAACCTGCTTCTCACCATCGGCTTGTGGGGGATCGGCTCCGGCGCGAGGCTGGGGGGCTGA
- a CDS encoding MlaD family protein — MTQSFESATNPVSDSRLLLRGIALLLGTVLLAAAAIAKSEGAFSNRVEVVALLANVGDGLPRGSDVKFRGALVGTVEGVTPSIDGGDNEVDLTLDPHFAHAIPASVTARVVPGNVFAVSSVQLVDNGSGPALKPGSQIRQDDSLATVQFQTALSKLRDVLAAAGRPGSTDTVGVLAAVAEATSGRGDELERAGSGANRIVDQLNRIIADDGTEATLAVLSEALQGLEDSAPDLLDAVHSAVVPMRTFAEKRQELTTFLSAGHATFGEVGTSFENNTDQMIVITTQMSPVMGVMADGSGAFAPIVTRINDLTNRFFEHVWHEDKKMAVGKFMLVLTPNRMYTRQDCPRYGALEGPSCRTAPLTADPPVLPRQLDPRNYQPPGGNVGPVGSPQERAELSELLGPQPNAAAELLLGPVLRGSTVHIVPDPSAAAPPGSPLPAEAAHPGSVEPGGRDGP, encoded by the coding sequence GTGACGCAGAGCTTCGAATCGGCCACCAACCCGGTATCGGATTCCCGGTTACTGCTGCGCGGGATCGCGCTGCTGCTGGGCACCGTGCTGTTGGCCGCCGCCGCGATCGCCAAGTCCGAGGGGGCGTTCTCCAACCGTGTCGAGGTGGTCGCGTTGCTCGCCAATGTCGGAGACGGGCTGCCCAGGGGCTCCGACGTCAAATTCCGCGGCGCGCTGGTCGGCACCGTCGAAGGGGTGACGCCGAGCATCGACGGCGGCGACAACGAGGTCGACCTGACCCTGGACCCGCACTTCGCGCACGCGATCCCCGCCTCGGTCACAGCGCGCGTCGTGCCGGGCAACGTGTTCGCCGTATCGTCAGTGCAGTTGGTGGACAACGGTTCCGGGCCCGCGCTCAAGCCGGGTTCGCAAATCCGTCAGGACGACAGCCTGGCCACCGTCCAGTTCCAGACGGCGTTGTCGAAGCTGCGCGACGTGCTCGCCGCCGCGGGCCGACCCGGGTCCACCGACACCGTCGGCGTGCTGGCCGCCGTCGCCGAGGCGACCAGCGGGCGCGGTGACGAACTCGAACGCGCGGGCAGCGGCGCCAACCGCATCGTCGACCAACTCAACCGCATCATCGCCGACGACGGCACCGAGGCCACGCTCGCGGTCCTCTCCGAAGCCCTGCAGGGCCTCGAGGACAGCGCGCCCGACCTGCTGGACGCCGTGCACAGCGCGGTCGTGCCCATGCGCACCTTCGCCGAGAAACGTCAGGAGTTGACCACTTTCCTGTCTGCCGGGCACGCCACGTTCGGCGAAGTGGGCACCTCCTTCGAGAACAACACCGACCAGATGATCGTGATCACCACTCAGATGTCCCCGGTGATGGGTGTAATGGCCGACGGCTCAGGCGCTTTCGCACCCATCGTCACCCGGATCAACGACCTGACCAACCGCTTCTTCGAACACGTTTGGCATGAGGACAAGAAGATGGCGGTGGGCAAGTTCATGTTGGTCCTCACACCGAACCGGATGTACACCCGTCAGGACTGCCCGCGCTACGGCGCACTCGAGGGCCCCAGCTGCCGCACCGCCCCGCTCACCGCCGACCCGCCGGTGCTGCCCCGACAACTCGACCCGCGCAACTACCAACCGCCCGGCGGCAACGTGGGCCCGGTCGGCAGCCCACAAGAACGCGCAGAGCTGAGCGAACTGCTCGGACCACAGCCCAATGCCGCCGCCGAACTGCTGCTCGGGCCGGTACTCAGGGGCAGCACCGTGCACATCGTTCCCGATCCGTCGGCGGCCGCGCCGCCGGGGTCGCCACTGCCCGCGGAGGCTGCGCATCCCGGGTCCGTCGAGCCGGGAGGGAGGGACGGTCCGTGA
- a CDS encoding MlaD family protein, with protein sequence MKSASTPVRTPLRRHIRPLIGLCIFLVVCLALIWTVFVTLQREVDGRTHAYSAVFTDVSGLKVGDEVRMAGVKVGRVDDVALDGTDARVRFRVQSEQVLYGNTKAAIVYQNIIGQRYLGLSLADYGDPRVLPAGSVIPVEHTEPSFDISRLLNGFEPLFALLNPEQVDNLTTAIVRSLQGDTGAIATMISETTRLAQSYSGTDAILDGVLTHLNSVVASLADHGDALNSSIDSAETAFNGFAQRRAEFVDSLDQVSVVGERLANVITDVQPDMREWLAREPGFAKHFMEDKQGFAYMAFNTPLMLKGLARFSQGGAYLDVYACNLTVSQFPRIDSLINAIVREGTPEDRLTYSQKCR encoded by the coding sequence GTGAAGTCGGCCAGCACACCTGTCAGGACACCCCTGAGAAGACACATCCGCCCGCTGATCGGGCTGTGCATATTCCTGGTCGTCTGCCTCGCGCTGATCTGGACGGTGTTCGTCACGTTGCAGCGTGAGGTCGACGGTCGAACGCACGCGTACAGCGCCGTTTTCACCGATGTATCGGGGCTGAAGGTCGGTGACGAGGTGCGGATGGCGGGAGTGAAGGTCGGCCGCGTGGACGACGTCGCGCTGGACGGCACCGACGCGCGGGTGCGTTTCCGGGTGCAGTCCGAACAGGTGCTGTACGGAAACACCAAGGCCGCCATCGTCTACCAGAACATCATCGGGCAGCGTTACCTCGGCCTGTCGCTTGCCGACTACGGCGACCCCCGCGTGCTGCCCGCCGGCTCGGTCATCCCTGTCGAACACACCGAACCCTCATTCGACATCTCCCGGCTGCTCAACGGGTTCGAGCCGCTGTTCGCGCTGCTGAACCCCGAACAGGTCGACAACCTCACCACCGCCATCGTGCGGTCGCTGCAGGGCGACACCGGAGCGATCGCGACGATGATCTCCGAGACGACCCGCCTCGCGCAGTCGTACTCGGGCACCGACGCGATCCTCGATGGTGTGCTGACCCATCTGAACAGCGTGGTGGCCTCGCTGGCCGACCACGGCGACGCGCTGAACAGCAGCATCGATTCGGCGGAGACGGCCTTCAACGGATTCGCCCAACGCCGTGCCGAATTCGTCGACTCGCTGGATCAGGTTTCCGTGGTCGGCGAACGATTGGCGAACGTCATCACCGACGTCCAGCCGGACATGAGGGAATGGCTGGCGCGCGAACCCGGCTTCGCCAAGCACTTCATGGAAGACAAACAGGGATTCGCCTACATGGCCTTCAACACACCGCTGATGCTCAAGGGTCTGGCCCGGTTCAGTCAGGGCGGGGCGTACCTCGACGTGTACGCATGCAACCTGACCGTCAGCCAATTCCCCCGGATCGACAGCTTGATCAACGCGATCGTCCGGGAAGGCACGCCCGAAGACCGGCTGACCTACAGCCAGAAGTGCCGGTGA
- a CDS encoding MCE family protein, translated as MTVTHDSTAGKRLWLRSIQSYSKLQLGVTAVLVIVLTLGAALGLGRLGIGKDVYTAEFAQAAGLSVGDQVTVAGVRVGRVSSMRLAGDHVAVGLEIDDDIPLGSATRASVKLTTLLGARYVDLQPAGSKDLSDHRIPLANTEVPYDLQAALQDATTTFEAVDAEKIAQSMTTLSTQLAGAPEVLPQALQNIEHLSSVIASRRDQIYDLLRSTEQVAELLGNQQRSLGLLMTQGREVLGDLAARKDLVVRLIDATTKLVNQLRPVLIGDRQRIDELMNNLDGMLSAVGRNDALLRSTLQLMPVTVRNFANATGNGNEFDFTSSGGTMIDTFICAISGRAKQFNLPPYFGDCK; from the coding sequence ATGACAGTGACGCACGACAGCACGGCCGGGAAACGTCTGTGGCTTCGGTCCATCCAGTCCTACAGCAAGCTGCAACTGGGCGTGACCGCCGTGCTGGTCATCGTGCTGACCCTGGGGGCTGCGCTCGGCCTGGGCCGGCTCGGGATCGGGAAGGACGTCTACACCGCCGAGTTCGCACAGGCGGCCGGCTTGAGTGTGGGCGACCAGGTCACGGTGGCCGGTGTGCGGGTCGGGCGCGTCTCCAGCATGCGCCTCGCAGGCGACCACGTGGCCGTCGGACTGGAGATCGACGATGACATACCGCTGGGCTCGGCCACCCGGGCCTCGGTCAAACTCACCACGCTGCTCGGTGCCCGGTACGTCGACCTACAGCCGGCGGGTTCGAAAGACCTTTCCGACCACCGTATTCCGCTGGCCAACACCGAGGTGCCCTACGACCTGCAGGCCGCGCTGCAGGACGCCACCACGACGTTCGAAGCCGTCGACGCCGAGAAGATCGCGCAGTCGATGACCACGCTGTCGACACAGTTGGCGGGGGCACCCGAGGTGCTGCCCCAGGCGCTGCAGAACATCGAGCACCTGTCATCGGTGATCGCGTCGCGCCGCGATCAGATCTACGACCTGCTGCGCAGCACCGAGCAGGTGGCCGAATTGCTCGGCAATCAGCAGCGCAGCCTGGGCCTGCTGATGACCCAGGGCCGCGAGGTGCTCGGCGATCTGGCCGCGCGCAAGGACCTGGTGGTTCGGCTGATCGACGCCACCACGAAGTTGGTGAACCAGTTGCGGCCCGTGTTGATCGGCGACCGGCAGCGGATCGATGAACTGATGAACAACCTCGACGGCATGCTCAGCGCGGTAGGCCGCAACGACGCGTTGTTGCGCAGCACGCTGCAGCTGATGCCCGTCACGGTGCGCAACTTCGCCAACGCCACCGGCAACGGCAACGAGTTCGACTTCACCTCCAGCGGTGGCACCATGATCGACACGTTCATCTGCGCGATCAGCGGGCGCGCCAAGCAGTTCAACCTGCCGCCCTACTTCGGGGACTGCAAATGA